CAGCCTCGTCCTGAAGGGCGGCCTGCTGGGCGAGAAGGTGCTGTCGGCCGAGGACGTCAGGGCCCTCGCCGACGTCGCCCCCCGCGAGGAGCTGCTGGCCCGCCTGGCCGGTGGCTTCGCCGCCCCGATGCGGCAGTTCGCCGGCCTGCTCCAGGCCCTGCCCAGGAACTTCGCCTACGGCCTCCAGGCCCTGATCGACCAGCGCGGTGGGGAGCCCGCCGCCGAGCCCACCGACGCCACCGCCACTCCGGAGGAGAGCTGAACCATGGCCACCAAGGAAGAGATCCTCGACTCGATCGCCAACATGACCGTCCTCGAGCTGAGCGAGCTGCTGAAGGAGTTCGAGGAGAAGTTCGGCGTGACCGCGGCCGCCCCCGTGGCCGCCATGGCCGCCCCGTCGGGTGACGGCGCCGCCGCCCCCGCCGAGGAGGAAAAGGACGAGTTCGACGTCGTCCTCGTGGCCGCCGGCGAGAAGAAGATCCAGGTCATCAAGGAGGTCCGCTCCCTCACCAGCCTCGGGCTGAAGGAGGCCAAGGACCTCGTCGACGGCGCCCCGAAGCCCGTCCTCGAGAAGGTGTCCAAGGAGGACGCCGAGAAGGCGAGGGCCCAGCTCGAGGGGGCCGGCGCCACCGTCGAGCTCAAGTAGCACGAGCCGGTCGCGAGGAGGGGGCGTCCCGCCGGGGCGCCCCCTCCGGCGCGCTCAGCCCCCGGCCCGGAAGTCGAGGTGCAGCTCGGCCGGCGGCGGGCCGGCGGCGAGCATCTCGGGGGTGAGCCCGTGGATCTCCACGAGGCGCTCCCTGAACCACACGTCGTAGGGCTCGGTCGACTCGGCCAGCTGCCGGAACGCCTTGCCCAGGTCCTCGGCCTCGTGGAACAGGCACACGAGGTCGGTGCCGTCGGGGGTGCGCAGCAGGCTCGACACCTCCCGCACCATCCCGAGCGCCTGGCGCGACGCCCGGTGCTCCTCGGCCCTCGGCCCCCGCATGGCGGCGTCGAAGTCCCGCCAGGCGTCGAGCTTGCCGGGCACGATCGGTGCCGCCCACGTCAGGCACTCCATGGTCGCCTCCTCCCGGGCGGGGGACGGTCGCCCCGCTCCGCCGACCACTTCGCCACCGCCCCGGCGGGCGGATCACGCGCAAAGCTTGACCGATCGGGCCTCGCGCTTTACCCTGCTCCCCGACCCGTGCGCGGGGAGGTCTGGTCCCTCGCGCCTGATGGGTTGCCTCTGGCGTTCCGACGCCGTAGCATGTCCGGTTGCCGTGCCGGACCGCGTCTCCCCCTCTGCCTCACCTCGGTGAGCGCGCGCGCCCCGGCGACTTCCGACCGATCGACCGAGGAGTCGTCCTTGCCCTCTCGCTCCGCCGTCCGGGACCGTTACTCCTTCGCGAACCTCGACGAGGTGCTGGGTCTCCCGGACCTCCTCGCCATCCAGCGCCACTCCTTCGACTGGTTCCTGCACCAGGGGCTGGTCGAGACCTTCCGCGACATCTCGCCGATCAAGGACTTCACCGAGACCCTGCAGCTCGAGCTGGAGTTCGACCCGGACGACGAGGACCTGCGCCCCCCGCCGAAGTTCTCGGTGGAGGAGTGCAAGGAGAAGGACATGACCTACTCCGCACCGATCTTCGTGCGGGCCAGGTTCATGAACGCCTCGACCGGCGAGATCAAGGAGCAGACGGTCTTCATGGGGGACTTCCCGATGATGACCGACAAGGGCACCTTCGTCATCAACGGCACCGAGCGGGTGGTGGTCTCCCAGCTCGTGCGCTCGCCCGGCGTCATCTTCCAGCCCGGTGAGCGGTTCCGGCTCCGCAACCTGGCCAAGCACCAGCTCGTCACCGGCACCATCCACCCCTACCGCGGCGAGTGGATCGAGTTCGACGTCGAGCAGAAGCCGGGCAAGGACGTCACCGCCGGCACCCGCGTCGCCCGCAAGCGCCGGCTCAGCCTGTTCGTCCTGCTCCGCGCCCTCGGCTACGACGAGGAGAACGCGCCGGGGTTCCTCGACCGCTTCGTCTCCCACTTCGACTTCCTCGAGGGCCAGTGGGAAAAGGACCGCGACCTCGCCCCCACCCAGGACGAGGCGCTGGTCGAGATCTACAAGCGGGCCCGGCCGGGCGAGCCGCCCTCGGTCGAGTCGGCGCGCGCCTACTTCCGCAACGCGTTCTTCGAGAGCCGGCGCTACGACCTCAGCCGGGTCGGCCGCTACAAGCTGAACCGCAAGCTCGGCCCCGAGCTGCACCGGCTCCAGGACCTCTACGGCCTCACCGACCTCGACTTCCCGACCGAGGACCAGCCCGTGCTGTCCCGGTGCGAGGTGCTGGCCGCCTGCTCGTACCTGCTGCACCTGGCCAAGGGCGAGCCCGGCTACCGCCTCGACGACCAGGACCACTTCGCCAACCGCCGCATCCGCTCGGTCGGCGAGCTGATCCAGAACCAGGTCCGCATCGGCCTGTCCCGCATGGAGCGGGTCGTCCGCGAGCGCATGACCACCCAGGACGTCGAGGCGATCACGCCCCAGACGCTCATCAACATCCGGCCGGTGGTCGCCGCCATCAAGGAGTTCTTCGGCACCAGCCAGCTCTCGCAGTTCATGGACCAGGTGAACCCGCTCGCCGGGCTCACCCACCGCCGACGCCTCTCGGCCCTCGGCCCTGGCGGCCTGTCCAGGGAGCGGGCCGGCTTCGAGGTCCGCGACGTGCACTTCAGCCACTACGGCAGGATGTGCCCGATCGAGACGCCGGAGGGCCCGAACATCGGCCTGATCGGCTACCTGTCGTCCTACGCCAGGGTCAACGAGTTCGGCTTCCTCGAGACGCCGTACCGCAAGGTCGTGAACGGCAAGGTCACCGACGAGATCGTCTACCTCGCGGCCGACGAGGAGGAGGAGTACGTCGTCGCCCAGGCGAACGCGCCCCTCAACCCCGACGGCACGTTCAGGGACGAGCGGGTCCTCGTGCGCCGCAGCCCCCAGGCCGCCTCGCTCGCCGACCTGCGCCTCCAGCTGGAGCGGGACATCTACTTCGCCGCCACCACCGAGATCAGCTCGGTGCCCGGCGAGGAGGTCCAGCTGATGGACGTCTCGCCGAAGCAGATCGTCTCGATCGGCACCGGCCTGATTCCGTTCCTCGAGCACGACGACGCCAACCGGGCGCTCATGGGCGCCAACATGCAGCGCCAGGCCGTCCCCCTCATCCGCCCCGAGGCGCCCTACATCGGCACCGGCATCGAGGCGAGGGCCGCCCGCGACGCGGCCGACATGGTCATCGCCGAGGACGACGGCATCGTGTCCGGCGTCAGCGGCGAGTCGATCACCGTCGAGTACCGCACGCGGGGCCGCCGGGTCTACCGGCTGCTCAAGTTCGAGCGGTCCAACCAGGACACCTGCATCAACCAGAAGCCGCTCGTGTGCGAGGGCGACCGGGTGAAGGCCGGCGACGTGCTGGCCGACGGCCCGTCGACCGACGCCGGCGAGCTGGCCCTCGGCAAGAACCTGCTCGTCGCGTTCATGCCGTGGGAGGGCTACAACTTCGAGGACGCCATCATCCTCTCGGAGCGGCTCGTCAAGGACGACGTGCTGACGTCGATCCACATCCACGAGCACGAGATCGACGCCCGCGACACCAAGCTCGGGCCCGAGGAGATCACCCGGGACATCCCGAACCTCTCCGAGGAGATCCTGAAGGACCTCGACGACCGGGGCATCATCCGCATCGGCGCCGAGGTCGGCCCGGGCGACGTGCTCGTCGGCAAGGTCACCCCGAAGGGCGAGACCGAGCTCACCCCCGAGGAGCGCCTCCTGCGGGCCATCTTCGGCGAGAAGGCCCGCGAGGTCCGCGACACGAGCCTCAAGGTGCCCCACGGCGAGCAGGGCAAGGTCATCGACGTCAAGGTCTTCAGCCGCGACGAGCACCACGAGCTGCCCCCCGGCGTGAACCAGCTGGTGCGGGTCTACGTCGCCCAGAAGCGCAAGA
This DNA window, taken from Acidimicrobiales bacterium, encodes the following:
- the rplL gene encoding 50S ribosomal protein L7/L12 is translated as MATKEEILDSIANMTVLELSELLKEFEEKFGVTAAAPVAAMAAPSGDGAAAPAEEEKDEFDVVLVAAGEKKIQVIKEVRSLTSLGLKEAKDLVDGAPKPVLEKVSKEDAEKARAQLEGAGATVELK
- a CDS encoding DNA-directed RNA polymerase subunit beta, with protein sequence MPSRSAVRDRYSFANLDEVLGLPDLLAIQRHSFDWFLHQGLVETFRDISPIKDFTETLQLELEFDPDDEDLRPPPKFSVEECKEKDMTYSAPIFVRARFMNASTGEIKEQTVFMGDFPMMTDKGTFVINGTERVVVSQLVRSPGVIFQPGERFRLRNLAKHQLVTGTIHPYRGEWIEFDVEQKPGKDVTAGTRVARKRRLSLFVLLRALGYDEENAPGFLDRFVSHFDFLEGQWEKDRDLAPTQDEALVEIYKRARPGEPPSVESARAYFRNAFFESRRYDLSRVGRYKLNRKLGPELHRLQDLYGLTDLDFPTEDQPVLSRCEVLAACSYLLHLAKGEPGYRLDDQDHFANRRIRSVGELIQNQVRIGLSRMERVVRERMTTQDVEAITPQTLINIRPVVAAIKEFFGTSQLSQFMDQVNPLAGLTHRRRLSALGPGGLSRERAGFEVRDVHFSHYGRMCPIETPEGPNIGLIGYLSSYARVNEFGFLETPYRKVVNGKVTDEIVYLAADEEEEYVVAQANAPLNPDGTFRDERVLVRRSPQAASLADLRLQLERDIYFAATTEISSVPGEEVQLMDVSPKQIVSIGTGLIPFLEHDDANRALMGANMQRQAVPLIRPEAPYIGTGIEARAARDAADMVIAEDDGIVSGVSGESITVEYRTRGRRVYRLLKFERSNQDTCINQKPLVCEGDRVKAGDVLADGPSTDAGELALGKNLLVAFMPWEGYNFEDAIILSERLVKDDVLTSIHIHEHEIDARDTKLGPEEITRDIPNLSEEILKDLDDRGIIRIGAEVGPGDVLVGKVTPKGETELTPEERLLRAIFGEKAREVRDTSLKVPHGEQGKVIDVKVFSRDEHHELPPGVNQLVRVYVAQKRKISVGDKLAGRHGNKGVISKILPIEDMPFLADGTPVDIILNPLGVPSRMNVGQVLEAHLGYAARWGWEENPVGPAVGDDPVRGTESKTRPITPPSTLIATPVFDGAHWDEEEEAGRHPTIRTIFEHLRPESVDGRRLIGPDGKATLYNGRTGEIYDNPITVGYVYILKLAHLVDDKIHARSTGPYSMITQQPLGGKAQFGGQRFGEMEVWALEAYGAAYCLQELLTIKSDDVLGRVKVYEAIVKGENIPEPGIPESFKVLIKEMQALCLNVEVLSVAGESIEMRELDEDIFRTAEELGIDISRPERGSDEDDARRQAGRP